The following coding sequences lie in one Aricia agestis chromosome 10, ilAriAges1.1, whole genome shotgun sequence genomic window:
- the LOC121731392 gene encoding ran-binding protein 3 — protein sequence MADAKQGKTADECYNGPSQSRIILAKPRLGGFGSSGFASTSGKSANPFGSVLRPPQLKPGANPFLKVDTEETNIEEDKEKAPEGNDRLKETKDEGPIPKFVPLRSTNSTPRSTTVQPTTSAIQAPGFVFGQNLSERVVIQENIKNGEASAEHSSSNGTSELLFTSAAASVKENNQDEAGPSEPNSNTNDGLAANAAEYERSHARPPPPTTNITVTGEEDETNVLQISCRLFAWEAGSWRERGRGVLRLNDAAGGARLVARTAGSLRVVLNTKLWPDMVAERAGTKSLRITAAIAHDHVKLFLIMGAPSDIAQLHRALKARIAVSKRSTTVVIDQETKSQQSAERLDAAADDDFNQQDGDVDFDEKSNGENIQDDENSSKEERLENSTDKTDGVDDETKASKRKEPMEDEVVAKRPCPDQESADAC from the exons ATGGCAGATGCAAAGCAAG GTAAAACAGCAGATGAGTGCTACAATGGCCCCTCTCAATCAAGGATTATTCTGGCTAAACCTAGACTTGGAGGTTTTGGTTCCTCCGGCTTTGCTTCAACATCAGGAAAAAGTGCTAATCCATTTG GGTCAGTACTTAGACCACCACAACTCAAACCCGGAGCTAACCCATTCTTGAAAGTCGATACGGAAGAAACCAACATAGAAGAGGACAAAGAAAAAGCACCTGAAGGAAACGATAGATTAAAAGAAACTAAAGACGAGGGTCCAATCCCAAAGTTTGTTCCACTTAGATCAACAAATTCTACTCCCAGGAGTACAACAGTGCAACCCACAACTAGTGCAATACAAGCTCCCGGGTTTGTGTTCGGCCAGAATTTAAGTGAAAGGGTCGTAATACAGGAGAATATCAAGAATGGTGAAGCATCAGCTGAGCATAGCTCCTCCAATGGCACCTCAGAACTATTGTTTACAAGTGCTGCTGCCTCTGTTAAAGAAAATAATCAG GATGAAGCAGGACCAAGCGAACCAAATAGTAACACAAATGACGGTCTAGCCGCAAACGCAGCCGAGTATGAGAGGTCACATGCGAGACCACCACCACCCACAACTAATATCACAGTCACAGGCGAAGAAGACGAGACCAATGTTTTACAG ATATCGTGTCGTCTATTCGCATGGGAGGCCGGGAGCTGGCGGGAGCGCGGTCGCGGCGTGTTGCGACTGAACGATGCGGCGGGCGGCGCTCGGCTAGTGGCCCGCACCGCCGGCAGCCTGCGCGTGGTCCTCAACACCAAGCTGTGGCCAGACATGGTGGCCGAGCGAGCAGGGACCAAGTCGCTGAGAATCACGGCCGCCATCGCACACGATCACGTCAAACTGTTCCTCATTATG GGTGCACCGTCAGATATCGCACAACTGCACAGAGCGCTCAAGGCCCGCATCGCTGTCAGCAAACGGAGCACAACAGTCGTGATCGACCAAGAGACGAAATCTCAGCAGTCTGCGGAGAGGCTGGACGCCGCCGCCGACGATGACTTCAACCAGCAGGACGGTGACGTAGATTTTGACGAGAAGAGCAACGGGGAAAACATACAGGACGACGAGAATTCTTCCAAAGAGGAAAGACTTGAAAATTCAACCGATAAGACTGATGGAGTCGACGACGAAACGAAAG
- the LOC121731396 gene encoding E3 ubiquitin-protein ligase NRDP1 isoform X1 yields MGFEIKRFQGDVDEELICPICSGVLEDPLQAPACEHAFCRACITEWISRQPTCPVDRQAVTSSQLRPVPRILRNLLSRLCTSCDNAPHGCNATLKLDSLASHLVECEFNPKRPVPCEAGCGLVIPKDELAAHNCVRDLRSLIAAHQCKLTEYQQELSEQRLIINEHKRELALLKEFMRAMRVSNPTMRALADQMEREEVIRWANSLSRARVTRWGGMISTPDDVLQVMMIKRSLSESGCPPHIIDDLMENCHERRWPPGLSSLETRQNNRRLYEKYVCKRVPGKQAVLVLQCDNTHVDEHMMVEPGLVMIFAHGIE; encoded by the exons ATGGGCTTTGAAATCAAAAGGTTTCAAGGTGACGTTGATGAGGAGCTTATTTGTCCGATTTGTTCAGGAGTTCTAGAAGACCCTTTACAG GCGCCTGCTTGCGAACACGCATTTTGTCGTGCTTGTATAACAGAATGGATCAGTCGTCAACCGACTTGTCCGGTAGATCGTCAGGCGGTCACATCCAGCCAGTTGCGACCTGTTCCCAGAATACTACGTAACTTGTTGTCCAG ATTGTGTACAAGTTGTGATAATGCACCTCATGGATGTAATGCCACTCTGAAATTGGACTCCTTGGCATCACATTTAGTTgagt GTGAATTCAATCCGAAAAGACCAGTTCCGTGCGAGGCTGGCTGTGGATTGGTTATTCCGAAAGATGAGTTAGCCGCACACAACTGTGTCCGAGATCTGCGCTCCCTCATTGCAGCACACCAGTGTAAACTGACAGAATACCAACAAGAACTGTCTGAACAGAGACTCATAATCAATGAGCACAAAAGGGAATTAGCCTTGCTGAAG GAGTTCATGCGTGCTATGAGAGTATCCAACCCTACAATGCGAGCATTGGCAGATCAAATGGAAAGAGAGGAAGTGATCCGCTGGGCAAATTCTCTCTCTCGAGCTAGAGTCACTCGCTGGGGCGGTATGATATCCACACCTGATGACGTCTTACAGGTG atGATGATAAAACGAAGCTTATCAGAATCAGGCTGCCCTCCTCACATAATTGATGATCTCATGGAAAACTGTCACGAAAGAAGGTGGCCACCTGGACTGTCTTCTTTAGAAACTAGACAAAATAATAGAAG GctgtatgaaaaatatgtttGCAAGAGAGTGCCTGGTAAACAAGCTGTTCTTGTGTTGCAATGTGATAACACTCACGTTGATGAGCACATGATGGTGGAGCCTGGACTTGTGATGATCTTTGCTCATGGCATTGAATGA
- the LOC121731396 gene encoding E3 ubiquitin-protein ligase NRDP1 isoform X2, giving the protein MGFEIKRFQGDVDEELICPICSGVLEDPLQAPACEHAFCRACITEWISRQPTCPVDRQAVTSSQLRPVPRILRNLLSRLCTSCDNAPHGCNATLKLDSLASHLVECEFNPKRPVPCEAGCGLVIPKDELAAHNCVRDLRSLIAAHQCKLTEYQQELSEQRLIINEHKRELALLKEFMRAMRVSNPTMRALADQMEREEVIRWANSLSRARVTRWGGMISTPDDVLQMMIKRSLSESGCPPHIIDDLMENCHERRWPPGLSSLETRQNNRRLYEKYVCKRVPGKQAVLVLQCDNTHVDEHMMVEPGLVMIFAHGIE; this is encoded by the exons ATGGGCTTTGAAATCAAAAGGTTTCAAGGTGACGTTGATGAGGAGCTTATTTGTCCGATTTGTTCAGGAGTTCTAGAAGACCCTTTACAG GCGCCTGCTTGCGAACACGCATTTTGTCGTGCTTGTATAACAGAATGGATCAGTCGTCAACCGACTTGTCCGGTAGATCGTCAGGCGGTCACATCCAGCCAGTTGCGACCTGTTCCCAGAATACTACGTAACTTGTTGTCCAG ATTGTGTACAAGTTGTGATAATGCACCTCATGGATGTAATGCCACTCTGAAATTGGACTCCTTGGCATCACATTTAGTTgagt GTGAATTCAATCCGAAAAGACCAGTTCCGTGCGAGGCTGGCTGTGGATTGGTTATTCCGAAAGATGAGTTAGCCGCACACAACTGTGTCCGAGATCTGCGCTCCCTCATTGCAGCACACCAGTGTAAACTGACAGAATACCAACAAGAACTGTCTGAACAGAGACTCATAATCAATGAGCACAAAAGGGAATTAGCCTTGCTGAAG GAGTTCATGCGTGCTATGAGAGTATCCAACCCTACAATGCGAGCATTGGCAGATCAAATGGAAAGAGAGGAAGTGATCCGCTGGGCAAATTCTCTCTCTCGAGCTAGAGTCACTCGCTGGGGCGGTATGATATCCACACCTGATGACGTCTTACAG atGATGATAAAACGAAGCTTATCAGAATCAGGCTGCCCTCCTCACATAATTGATGATCTCATGGAAAACTGTCACGAAAGAAGGTGGCCACCTGGACTGTCTTCTTTAGAAACTAGACAAAATAATAGAAG GctgtatgaaaaatatgtttGCAAGAGAGTGCCTGGTAAACAAGCTGTTCTTGTGTTGCAATGTGATAACACTCACGTTGATGAGCACATGATGGTGGAGCCTGGACTTGTGATGATCTTTGCTCATGGCATTGAATGA